A region of the Sardina pilchardus chromosome 3, fSarPil1.1, whole genome shotgun sequence genome:
ggtgctgtgtggtgggtggtgggtggtgtggcCTACAGGACCTGTGTGAGCGGCATGAGAAGGGCGTGCTGCACGAGCACCAGCGGGCTCTGCAGAAGTACGGAGTGATGAAGAGGCAGATGATGAGTGCCACTGTGCAGCCCAAGGAACAGGTGTCCGTGGAACAGCTGGAGTCACGCATCGTACAGGTGAGCAccgtctaaacacacacacacacacacacacgcacgcacacacacacacacacacacacacacacagtgtattccTGTGTACTCCTGTGTACATCAAATGAACTCCTGCCCCATCTTTCCATGCATTATGCTTATTATGCACAATGAAATGAATGTGCAGACATTAGACAGCAGATGGGTTTCCAGCACTCTcagcactctgtctctctctttgatcacacacaggcatcagtCCCACACAGATCTGATGCAATAGCTACAAAAGGCTGACTGGATTGGCACAGACTGTTTGAGGTAAAGTGCTGGAGTTCTACTTGAGCTTCAGTACTTTTCCAGCAAACTGTGTACTCTATGTTTGTATCCACACCCATGCAGTAACACACTATCTATTAGTTCACATCTGACCATTAAAACAAGTCTAAATAGGCTGTGCAATCTCATGTTATTCTTACACTACATTGAAACACCATCAATTTCTGTTTTTTATGTTTCTGTGCTACAGCAAGAGAATGCCATCCAGACCATGGAACTGAGGAACTACTTCTCCCTGTTCTGCCTCCATCAGGAGACCCAGCTGGTCTTCACGTACCTGCCCATCACCTCTCACATCCTGGGGGCCTTTGTGAACTCCCAGGTGCAAGGACACCGAGAGGTGAGACATTCTTTTAAAGGCAACAGGTAGAGGTATCCCATACAGCATAAAGGTAACCGCAGCGCTGCCAAAAGCTTTAGCTCGATACCCCATGAATACAAATATTGACCAGCTGTCTGCCAACCCACATCTCTGGATTAAATAGACCTGCTGAAGACCTGCCCATTTTTACAGTTTGTTAATATACCTTTACTAATGTATGTTCAGAAGCTTTAAGCCAGTGCCTCTGTTCAAAATTTGCCACAAGTATTTCTCAGCTTTGAGGCCATGATTTCAGTGGTATATTTGGACAAGTCTTTTGATTAGAAGACTGGAATGGAATGGAGCACCTGTGGTTTATAGACTAAACAGGCTTAAGGTATTTTATTAAGGTAAACACACCcgtcttttcccccctctctcaacTAGATGGGTGAGGTCTGGAGTGATCTCCACCCAAAGCTGAGCTGCCTGTTTGGGGGCAGTAATGGCGTCCAGTCCCCACCGGTCTCCCCCAAGTAAACGGCGTAGgaggagacatggagagaggtgGTGCCCAGCATCATATGCTGCGCTTTTCACATGACAGAAGAAGTCTTTGGGCACTCCCCAGCAGGTGCTAGCCCAGAGCAACACTACATTCCTTCACGCCCTGTGCCTTGGCTGACCTTAATTGACAACCAAGTGTATGACCAGTGGAAGTGTCTTCCTGGCTCTCTGTCGTTGAgtcacagagaaagggagacggAGGTGGTTGGGAAATGAAGGACACATTTTTGAAGAAGAAGACAGCTCTCGCATTGTGTCAAATCATGTTTTTATTGACATGATGGTACCCAGGCTTCACTACTAAAATGTCCTCAGAGTGGAAGTCTTTGaatgatgccttaatttaatagtgtacaaataataCAGATACAGAAGGGATTTTCACCAGGATGTTTATCTGGTAACATAATGTTCGTGTCCCCTGAAAATGCCTGATGTTTTAACATGCCCAGGATTTTGATTTAGTTTGATGTATTTTCAATATTGCTCATACATTTGTTGTCTATTCAGCAATGCTTTGGATTGTGTTCCACATGCATTTAGTGGAAAGACTGAATCACTGTGTATTACAGTTGTATTGACTATGATGTACTCCTAAAACACACTAATAATTGAAGGTGCGATTTGGTGTTTTGTTTTACCCCTGAACCTGAGGAGGGCAGTGTTGTGATGGCTCCACTCCTTACTTTTTTGCACAGAAACAAAACTGAAATATTTCTAAGAAATTCAAGCATTCCATTAGGTTACGCACAAAAACTAATTTCTAATTCAAATCTTATTCCTGAAGTTCCCTCTTGAATGAAGTTGCCTTTGTTTTCTACATACTTCTAAGAACAGCTGGCAATAGTCATAAAGTTGTTCATCTCTTAGTTAGTGATTTCCATTAAGGGATTTTTCTTACTTATTTCGCATTGCACATTCTTGGACACTTCAATGCTGTGAATCACTTCTGTAGTCGCTATGCCTGTGCCTAGAAATTCCATGCATTCACTAGATTTCCCGATGTGTTCATGTTCACAGCATGTATATAGCGAGAGTTAGTTTTCAAAACACAGTGCCAAAGAACTGTTTCAGGCCAGAACAGACCAGAGGTTTTCAGGGTCAATAGATGCTCAGTCTCAGGTTGAAACACTTTTAATGTACAACTGTCTGCAATGTCTGTTTATTTCACTGGCATCATTGACCAAGTGAGCCAGTTAAAGCGGCAGTGACACAGTTCACAGTTGAGTTAGAATATGAGACACTTGATATGTTTTCAAACACAGTGACATAATGGTGTTTAAGGTATGCTAattttttatctttattttcACTGCTGAGCATGCCTCATTCACCTATTTGTCTAGGCAAGGATGACTACCTTAAAATCTAACactgatttgttttgttgttgttttaggcTGAAGTTTTGATTCAGCGGTATGCCATTTTCGTTATGACATTATGTTCAtctcacacttttttgtttctgGTCAACTGGAACTAGTACCcatgatgtgtttttgtgtcctcCTGTTGCCAAATGTTGCCATTTCTCTAAAGGATCCTATGCTTACACTTTGAGACACTCCATTACAGTAGAAAATCATGTATGTTTAAAAAGTACTGCTGTTTGCTTTACAGCAATCTGAAAAATATTACTTCATTCTGTACCATTGTGAGCTGCCAGATATGTATTAACCTGCTACGCAGATTCATTTTTCTCCAGAACAAAACCTAATTCCTAAATAAAATGTACCACATGTGAAATTAGTCGACTTTATTCAAAGATTAAAAATATTATTTCCCATCTACAGACATCTGTTCTAACATGAAAGCAGCTACTGAAACAATCGTGAAAACTTAAATGAAATATGGAGCATTATTTCAAACAGATTAGGACATGTCCGATGAGCACAGGGAGAAGTCTATtccttacagtatatcattgaaatcattggtcctgTGCTGTAGTGTCTTCTGAACATTATTTTGGAGCCACAGTAACAGTTTTAGTCATACATAATAGCACAGCCTTGTAGGCACAAGGTACGCATTAGTAACAGTTTTAGTCATACATAACAGCACAGCCTTGTAGGCACAAGGTACGCATTGCcttaaacaccaacacacagcacagcacagagtccTGAACTGTAACACTCTGGAGCCTTTGTGCTCAGGTCAAAAGGGCTCGGAAAAGAATAATGTTAATGAATGTCCTTTCACAGAACAGTGTGATCATAGTACACTGTACATCTTGATTCAGAAATATTTACACCGCacaaaacagcagcaacagAAGTTCACTGATAAACAAACGAGAGTAGACATATTATTTCCGTTCTATGCTTCATTAATTTGAcccaaaacagaaaggatggagtaCTGTACAACATGATCTCATGAAACCTCATTTACCTCTTCAAGCTTGTGTTCTACAATCAAATCATGGCCCTGGAATTTGAAATAGCCAAGGAATTTCTTCTTCTGAAGCATCATGGGAAACCATAGAATGTCATCTGCCCACATTTCACTGAATGGGATTTTGTCGCAGTCAAACCACTGAGGCCTCATTTCTGTGGGGCAAAATGGGAAATttgattaattaaaaaaaaaggggggggggggattccaCATCCTCAGTCCAAATATTACTGATAAACTGAAAAATATATGgtacacattttttaaaagaaagaaagaaactggTAAATACCATCTGATTCTGTTGGTTCTCCGTGGAATGAGTCTGCTCTGAATATGTGGACATCTAATAATTCTGTctctccaatgaattcaaattTGATGTTTCCAATCTTATCCAGTATGTCCACAGTGAGACCACTTTCCTCCAACAATTCTCTGTCAAGACAGATAAATAAGTGACCGGTTCATCTGGAGACAGCCATCGTCAGCTAAGAGGAGAGCTGGTCAAAATGTTCTGGAGTAACAGTTTCAAGTAGaaaattaaagctgcgagcagcaatgtgggggccaagctttggaaatttggaaagacaaccccccttccgcccctccccctgtgaccaccatagaggagtatttgtgtgcttttgtctgggcttgagagagagagagagagatgaaagcgttactgaaaaatgagctgactttctgtgattatagcgcccccatagtggtcaaaagacatgacatgggagagtgggcatgtgcaaatggaacccccccccccacgaccaccatagaggagggtgtgtgtgcttgtgtctgggttagagagcgagagatatgaaagcattaatgaaaaatgagctgacttcctgtgattctagcacccccctagtggtcaaaagacatgaaatgggagagtggccgtgtgcaaatggaacccctccccccctacgaccaccatagaggagggtgtgtgtgcttgtgtctgggttagagagcgagagagatgaaagcattaatgaaaaatgagctgacttcctgtgattatagcgcccccctagtggtcaaaagacatgaaatgggagagtgggcgcgtgcaaatggaaccccccccccccccacgaccaccatagaggagggtgtgtgtgcttgtgtctgggtttgagagagagagagatgaaagcattaatgaaaaataagctgacttcctgtgattatagcaaccccctagtggtcaaaagacatgacatgggagagtgggcgtgtgcaaatggaaccccccccccccctcgaccaccatagaggagggtgtgtgtgcttgtgtctgggtttgagacagagagagagtggatgtgaagaaaataggcaaaattaatttctattttttttgtttttgtgtgtgtgtccttgggatgtgttcctaagtccacttaccaagtttgttgtcgataggtgaaagtgttgtttattatagcgcccctagtgttcaaacgtcaccaaatttagtgaaggtcctccggatgtgctcacaagtccacgtaccaagtttggtgttgatacgagaaagttttactaattatagcgcccctagtggtcagagtgcaccaaatgtattgtacgtcctcagggtggggtcccaagtccatataacaagtttggtttcgatacgtgtaagcatcgctgagatatgagcctacttcctgttactatagcgcccccacagttgtcaatgggcaccaaagttgttgaggcttctcttaattgggttctgagcccatgttctaagtttggtcttgatacgtgaaagccttgcagagatataggttcacttcctgtgtggcggcttcgccgccaaattggattggctgttacaggcgagcacttccgtcaattgttccataaagcaatgcaatgataagtcatggtctgaagattgtctgtgcaaattttggtgagaatcggatgaaatctctgacctgtgaaactttttgaaagttttgatcttggtctattggtggcgctacagcgtttgtggaaaagtcttgttaattggtgggtggggctatacctattgcgttaatgtactgagcaagtttcagcttgataggtctaagcatttttgagttatttgcattaatgttgttgaaaaattgatgaattttgacctgttggtggcgctggagttttgggctctggggtctgaaaattgaggtatgtggtcattggcttagggagaataagtgtaccaaatatcccaactttttactgtatggttctttggttacatagagaataggttcacatgctgttttttggtgcgtcaccaactttgattggctgtgacaggcaaacgcttatgaatatttattaacaaagtgataagtcttgagtggccttgtctgaaggtcatgtgtgacaagtttggtgagaatcggatgaaatctctgacctgtgaaactttttgaaagttttgaccttggtctattggtggcgctacagcgtttgtggaaaagtcttgttaattggtgggtggggctatacctattgcgttaatgtactgagcaagtttcagcttgataggtctaagcattttagagttatttgcattaatgttgttgaaaaattgatgaattttgacctgttggtggcgctggagttttgggctctggggtctgaaaattgaggtatgtggtcattggcttagggagaataagtgtaccaaatatcccaactttttactgtatggttctttggttacatagagaataggttcacatgctgttttttggtgcgtcaccaactttgattggctgtgacaggcaaacgcttatgaatatttattaacaaagtgataagtcttgagtggccttgtctgaaggtcatgtgtgacaagtttggtaagaaatggacaaaatgtgagacctgggtaacttttagaaaaattc
Encoded here:
- the nudt1 gene encoding oxidized purine nucleoside triphosphate hydrolase; translated protein: MFTSKLLTLVLVVQPGRVLLGMKKRGFGVGKWNGFGGKVQLGETIEQAAHRELLEESGLTVDILDKIGNIKFEFIGETELLDVHIFRADSFHGEPTESDEMRPQWFDCDKIPFSEMWADDILWFPMMLQKKKFLGYFKFQGHDLIVEHKLEEVNEVS